One region of Candidatus Dadabacteria bacterium genomic DNA includes:
- a CDS encoding DUF3883 domain-containing protein, with the protein MTALIPIERMFSLSALEGLRLIRKYSARQPELKTLDIIPLIESLEVDGASFDLEASSYLNTLVDDECPTDGKAFYQECIKAILIKHQPIWSKTMRVGRKRFVRGLDTNDQDVFVAAGLMADPPSADVVTWWDDITGHAKLISDLEKMKQARVAELLTIEYERIRLKSEGIEREVEWPGLDDNFAGYDVLSYEKSDHGTIDSRMIEVKSTINSPLRFWVTRNEWKQAEKADTAYLFHLWDMAKDPPKLHTRSVADIAPHIPSDNGKGEWFNATILVDT; encoded by the coding sequence ATGACAGCGCTCATTCCGATCGAGCGAATGTTTTCTCTTTCTGCATTAGAAGGACTACGGTTAATCAGGAAGTATTCTGCTCGCCAGCCCGAACTTAAGACTTTGGATATCATACCTCTAATCGAAAGTCTTGAGGTGGATGGTGCCAGCTTTGATTTAGAGGCATCCTCTTATCTTAACACACTTGTTGATGACGAATGCCCTACAGATGGAAAAGCCTTTTATCAAGAATGCATTAAAGCGATTCTTATCAAGCACCAACCAATCTGGTCCAAAACTATGCGAGTTGGACGTAAACGCTTTGTGCGTGGACTTGATACAAATGATCAGGATGTTTTTGTAGCCGCTGGTTTGATGGCAGACCCTCCATCCGCTGATGTTGTGACTTGGTGGGACGACATTACAGGACACGCGAAGCTAATTTCAGACCTTGAAAAAATGAAGCAAGCTAGAGTTGCTGAGTTACTCACAATTGAATATGAGCGGATAAGGCTAAAAAGTGAGGGGATTGAGAGAGAAGTTGAATGGCCAGGACTCGATGACAATTTCGCGGGTTATGATGTCCTCTCGTATGAAAAGTCTGACCACGGTACCATTGATAGTCGTATGATTGAAGTCAAATCTACGATTAATTCTCCCCTCAGGTTTTGGGTAACCCGCAATGAATGGAAGCAGGCTGAAAAGGCGGATACAGCATATCTATTTCATCTTTGGGATATGGCGAAAGATCCGCCTAAGCTGCATACTCGCAGTGTTGCCGACATTGCTCCTCACATCCCCTCAGATAACGGGAAGGGTGAGTGGTTCAATGCTACAATCTTAGTAGATACCTAG